From a single Kryptolebias marmoratus isolate JLee-2015 linkage group LG17, ASM164957v2, whole genome shotgun sequence genomic region:
- the rpp30 gene encoding ribonuclease P protein subunit p30 isoform X1 — protein MSVFMDLNLLFSEDRTRLQNLVETAAHLGFSTVAVNYVFEPSAKKKQEVPAPRPINELIGQLPVVQGRSRPIRVLNRLTVVMSDASHFRPNAPEYRRFDLLAVQPTTEKLFHAACMLHDVDIICISVTEKLPFFFKRAPINGAIDRGVVFEISYAAAIRDATMRRYTIANAVCLMESCKGKNVILASAAEKALELRGPYDIINLGQLFGLSDSDSKESVSSTCRGVLLHAETRKTASGVVFTMKIQQEALQDSADSEAPAAKRAKAT, from the exons atgtctgtgtttatgGACCTaaacttgttgttttctgaGGACAGAACTCGTCTGCAGAACCTGGTAGAGACGGCCGCTCACC TTGGATTCTCCACTGTTGCTGTTAACTACGTGTTTGAACCATCAGCTAAGAAGAAACAG GAAGTTCCTGCCCCGAGGCCAATCAATGAGCTGATTGGTCAGCTGCCAGTGGTGCAGGGTCGCTCTCGTCCAATCAGAGTGCTGAACAGGTTGACAGTGGTGATGTCAGACGCAAGTCACTTT AGGCCCAACGCTCCAGAGTATCGGCGCTTTGATCTCCTCGCCGTCCAGCCGACCACAGAGAAACTCTTCCAT GCAGCCTGCATGCTACACGACGTTGACATCATCTGCATCTCGGTGACGGAGAAACTTCCCTTCTTCTTCAAGAGAGCGCCGATCAATGGG gccATAGACAGAGGTGTGGTGTTTGAGATTTCATACGCTGCTGCCATCAGAGATGCCACCATGAGGCGCTACACCATCGCCAACGCCGTCTGTCTGATGGAGAGCTGCAAAGGAAAG AATGTGATCCTGGCGAGTGCAGCTGAAAAG gctttGGAGCTCAGAGGGCCGTATGACATCATCAACCT AGGTCAGCTGTTCGGTTTGTCAGACTCCGACTCTAAAGAATCCGTCTCTTCAACCTGCAGAGGTGTTTTACTGCATGCAG AAACCAGGAAGACAGCCAGCGGCGTCGTGTTCACCATGAAGATCCAGCAGGAGGCGCTGCAGGACTCAGCAGACA GTGAAGCTCCTGCAGCTAAAAGAGCCAAAGCCACCTGA
- the rpp30 gene encoding ribonuclease P protein subunit p30 isoform X2, with protein MSVFMDLNLLFSEDRTRLQNLVETAAHLGFSTVAVNYVFEPSAKKKQEVPAPRPINELIGQLPVVQGRSRPIRVLNRLTVVMSDASHFRPNAPEYRRFDLLAVQPTTEKLFHAIDRGVVFEISYAAAIRDATMRRYTIANAVCLMESCKGKNVILASAAEKALELRGPYDIINLGQLFGLSDSDSKESVSSTCRGVLLHAETRKTASGVVFTMKIQQEALQDSADSEAPAAKRAKAT; from the exons atgtctgtgtttatgGACCTaaacttgttgttttctgaGGACAGAACTCGTCTGCAGAACCTGGTAGAGACGGCCGCTCACC TTGGATTCTCCACTGTTGCTGTTAACTACGTGTTTGAACCATCAGCTAAGAAGAAACAG GAAGTTCCTGCCCCGAGGCCAATCAATGAGCTGATTGGTCAGCTGCCAGTGGTGCAGGGTCGCTCTCGTCCAATCAGAGTGCTGAACAGGTTGACAGTGGTGATGTCAGACGCAAGTCACTTT AGGCCCAACGCTCCAGAGTATCGGCGCTTTGATCTCCTCGCCGTCCAGCCGACCACAGAGAAACTCTTCCAT gccATAGACAGAGGTGTGGTGTTTGAGATTTCATACGCTGCTGCCATCAGAGATGCCACCATGAGGCGCTACACCATCGCCAACGCCGTCTGTCTGATGGAGAGCTGCAAAGGAAAG AATGTGATCCTGGCGAGTGCAGCTGAAAAG gctttGGAGCTCAGAGGGCCGTATGACATCATCAACCT AGGTCAGCTGTTCGGTTTGTCAGACTCCGACTCTAAAGAATCCGTCTCTTCAACCTGCAGAGGTGTTTTACTGCATGCAG AAACCAGGAAGACAGCCAGCGGCGTCGTGTTCACCATGAAGATCCAGCAGGAGGCGCTGCAGGACTCAGCAGACA GTGAAGCTCCTGCAGCTAAAAGAGCCAAAGCCACCTGA
- the LOC108250746 gene encoding microfibril-associated glycoprotein 4 has translation MKLLSVLLLLLVPLLTSCLPLDCSDIFKQDNNRPSGVYTIYPMGGVSGVQVFCDMDSHGGQWTVFQRRMDGSVNFYRPWDQYKMGFGNAAGEYWLGLESLFHLTQLKKNELLVDMEDFEGRKVFARYSSFSITPESDGYGLNVNGFINGGAGDTLSRHDGQKFTTFDRYKHGSEENCARHSLGAFWYWRCYYANPNGVYVWGADGSSYKIGVVWNSWKGESYSLKSISMKIRPVQ, from the exons ATGAAG ctgctgtcggttctcctcctcctcctggttcCTCTGCTGACCAGCTGTTTGCCTCTGGACTGCAGCGACATCTTTAAGCAGGACAATAACCGACCCAGTGGCGTCTACACCATCTACCCCATGGGAGGAGTGTCAGGTGTCCAG gtgttCTGTGACATGGACTCACACGGAGGACAATGGACT GTCTTCCAGAGGAGGATGGACGGCTCGGTGAACTTCTACAGGCCCTGGGATCAGTACAAGATGGGCTTCGGGAACGCTGCAGGAGAGTACTGGCTCG GTTTAGAGAGCCTGTTCCACCTCACCCAGCTGAAGAAGAACGAGCTGCTGGTCGACATGGAGGACTTTGAAGGAAGAAAGGTGTTTGCTCGTTACTCCTCGTTCTCCATCACCCCCGAGTCAGATGGGTACGGTCTGAATGTGAACGGGTTCATCAACGGAGGGGCAG GAGACACTCTGAGTCGTCACGATGGGCAGAAATTCACCACCTTCGACAGATACAAGCACGGCTCAGAGGAGAACTGTGCCAGACATTCCCTGGGGGCGTTCTGGTACTGGAGGTGCTACTATGCCAACCCTAACGGGGTTTATGTGTGGGGCGCTGACGGGTCCAGCTATAAGATTGGAGTGGTGTGGAACTCCTGGAAGGGCGagagttattctctgaaaagcaTCAGCATGAAGATCCGTCCTGTTCAGTGA